A region of the Candidatus Cloacimonadota bacterium genome:
CACTGCGAGCGTCCTTCGATTTCAGTCGCTGCACGCCATATCCTTGCTCTGACTTAATCTTGTCCATAAGAGTCTCCTTATTTCTGATAGCTTACTCCTATGGTCATATGATACAAACTTAAAATAACCTTAACAACAACCTAATACAGAACCCCGGATACTCTTCGGGGTTTTTTGTTAGAGGATTCGACAGGTCTCCTTCGGAAGGTTGAATGTTCCGCTTCGCGTCACTGTTGAAACGGCCTTCGGCCTGTTGAACGCTCAGGCTTCGCCTTCGCTGTTGAGCGGTACTGTAGTGCTGCAGTGTTGCAGTGCTGCGGTTCTGCAGTTGATGGTATTGCTGGAGTGTAGCTCATGCCTCCGGCACGTTCTCGTTATTGCAGCTCTCCTGAGGTGTCAAAGTGCAGAGATCAAATGTCAACCCTGAGGGGGTTTTGGGGACTCCGGCCAACCACCCTTCAAAAATCTGCGTGATCTGCGTAATCTGCGTGCTATTCCAAGCAGTGCCGAACTGGATATAAAGCCGTTATCAAGCAGTGGTCACTCGATGATAACCCGATGATATCTGCTTCATATCAAGAGGAAGCAAAAAGCATCAATGTGGAAACTTGCACATTTTGCTTGACACGATATCATCGCAATTTATGTTGTCTCAAATAGTAGATTCCGCCCAAGATGGCGGCTAAGTTGTTATGGTTCCCGCATTTGCGGTTTTGATAGCTACAAGGGTTAGCTATTTTTTTTGATGTGAAACAGATGTGTTTGCGCTCATGGGGACTTGCTCTCCGGGCACAGTCACAAGAGATTTACCGAGTATTTGCCGGTAGAATGGATATGAACAGCGGTTTTTCCGCAAAGATTAGAGGTTTATTTGCAATACTTTAGAACTCAGATTGAAGACATCGCCAAGAAGATCTGCGCAGAAATGCATCTTGCCCTGTACGACATTGATGAAAAGATGAGCGGCAAGGGGCGGATCATCATAGTGTACCTTACCAAGATCGGCGGAGTAACGCTGGATGAGTGTGCCCGTTTCAGCCGGGCTCTGAGTGATGAGTTGGAGACCTTTGATCTGATTCCGGAGCGCTATTTTCTGGAAGTGTCCTCTCCCGGTTTGGAGCGACCGCTAAAGCTGAAGAGTCACTGGGTGAGTGCCATCAATGAGAAAGTGGCGGTTCAATATAGCGAAGAGGAAGAGAAGCGCTCTGTGATGGGTACTTTGCTGGAGGTAAATCAGGATACCGTGGTTTTGGACGATCGCGGGGAGCGGATCGAGATTGCACTGAAATCGATCTCCAGAGCCAAAACAGTATATTTGGGAATAGTCCGAGGTGAGAACAATGAACGCTAATATTCTGGATGCGGTTATCAAGCTGGCCGCGATCAAACAGTTGGATGGAGCTTTGATCCAAGAGATCATCGTGGAATCCATCACAAATACTTTGTCCAAGAAATTGGGGCCTGAAAACGAACTGGAAGTATATATCGATGAAGCGGTGAGCGGCATAAAGGTTCGCTTTAAATGCCAGGTGGTGGAATTGGAAAATGAACTAGGCGAGATATCTTTGACCGATGCCCGGGCAGACTTTGATCCCCGCGCTCAGTTAGGCGATTACATCCAAAAAGAGATGTCGCTGTATGAGTTCGAGCCCAAATTGGTAAAAACAGCGCAAAAGATTATTCAAGATCGTATCCGCAATCTGGAAGATGAAAAGATACAGAACGACTTCAATAAACAGAAGCACACTATCGTCTCCGGAAAGATAAAATCCATCGACGAAAACAACGGCGGATACCGCATAGACTTCAGCTACACAGATGCGCTATTGCCGCTGGACGAACAGATTGAGAACGAATTTTACCGTGTGGGCGACAATATCAAAGCCTACGTGACCAATATCCGCAATGGAAATAAAGGTGTGACGGTGATCCTCTCCCGCACGAATCCTGAATTTGTGAAAAAGCTGTTCGAAGCGGAGATCCCCTCCATATTCAACGGTAAGATGCACATCCGCAAGATCGTGAGAGAGCCCGGAATCCGCACCAAAGTGGAATTGGAAAGCATGGATGAGAGCTTGGACCCCATCACAGAATGCGTGGGCCCAAAAGGTACCAGAATCGACAGTATCCGCAGAGAACTGCACGGCGAACAGATCGACATCGTGGTACATAGCGAAGACATGGAACAGATGGTTCAAAACGCCCTGGGCATCAGCAATGCCAAGCGCGTGGTGGTCGAACGCGGCCGCGCCGCTAGTGTGATCGTGGATGAAGCGGACAAAGTGGTGGCCATAGGCAAGCAAGGCAAGAACGTGCGTTTGGCTGCCAAGCTTACCGGACTCAAAATCGACATCTTTACCAGCGAAGAATATGAAGAAAAGATGTCCAAAGAACGTCGCACCGTAAGCCATATCACCGAACTGGACGGAGTAAGTCCCAAGATTGCCGAAGTGTTGCGCAATGCAGGATATACAAGTGTTCAGGATATCTTCCAGGCCTCTGTGAATGAACTGGCATCCCTGGAAGGCATGGGCCAGAAAACAGCGGAAAAGCTGAAGGAAGCTGCTAAGTATTTCTAATGACAAATATGAATAGTAAAGCCGGACACATCCCCATTCGCAGCTGTGTAATCTGCAAGACAAAGCGGGCACAGAAAGAGCTGCTGGGCTTCATGATGATGCCCTCGGGGATCGTGTATGACCTCGCTCGCCGGCTGCAAGGGCGCAAGCAGTATGTGTGCCCCTCCAGGGAATGCGTTGCCCTATTGCCCAAATGGCAGAAAAGACGCGCAAAAGGGAGGTCAGCGAAATGACAGAGCTGAATCCCAAGATATTGAATCTGATGCAGTTTGCCCGTAAGGCAGGGAAACTGGTGGCGGGAGTGGATGCCTGCATAAGAGGCATGCATCACAGGCATATACACTTGATTGTGATAGCCGGAGATACCTCGGAGCGTACCGCAGAACGGATTCGCTACGAGATCAAAGAAGACGGTAACAAGTTGCTGATTATCCGCGCAGGAGAACAGGCAGAGATAAGCGCTGCTTTGGGATTGCCCGTCACCGGAGTGTTTGGCATCAGCGACAAAAATTTTGCTGCCAAGATGATCGAATATTGGCAGGCGTGAGTGGAGGAACCTTGCAGATACGAGTACATGAATTAGCCAAGGAACTCAAGATCAGTACAATGGCTCTAAAAAAGCATCTTACAGATCTGGGTGTGGTAACTAAAAGCCACATGAGCTTTATCGAAGAAGAAGTCGCGGATAAAATCCGTGCAAAATACAACGAACAGGTTGATGCCGAAAAAAGAGCGGAAAAAGACCGTAAAAAACTGATTGAACTGCGCCAGCAGGCAAGGAAAAGCGAAGCTAAGGCCGCTGCCAAGGCAGAAGAAATAGTACCTACCGAACCGGAACCGGTACCTGAAGTAGAAGAGCCTAAAACGGAAAAAGCCAAACGAACCAAGAAAGCTGCCAAGTCAGATGAGCCCGAAGCAGAAGCAGAAGATACCGCTATAGCGGAAGAAAGTTCCGAAGCTCCTATGGTACCTGCAGAAAGCATTACTCCGGAAGAAGCCAAACCATCGTATCAGGAATTGCAGGAACAGAAAGCCCGCGAAGAAGTAAAAAAGAAGCGTGAATCCCTGGATATCCGCGTGCCTTATAAGCAGGCTACTCCGCCTCCAAAGGCCAGAGAGAGCAAGAGTAAAGCGGTGGAGAAACCCCGCAAAAGCCGTGCAACAGCCACCCACACTCCCCCTCCCTCTCCACCCGTGGTGATTCCGGAGAAAAAGGAGATCGAAAAGAAGTTTGGCAAGGCTAAACCCGTTCACGATGAACTGGGCGAAAAGAGTAAGCACAAAAAAGCTCTGCTCTCCAGTAAAAAGGGTAAAATCAAGGTTTTGGAACCCACAGAAGTTGACGAAGCCGTAATCTCCAGAAACATCAAGAAAGTGATGCAGAAAACCACGAAGCGCAAAAAGTATCATCGAGAAGCGCAAGTAGTGGAAGACAACAGCAGTGAGATCATCATTCGCGAATTCACTTCGGTGTCCGAGCTGGCCAAGATCATGAATGTATCTCCCAGCGAGATTATCTCAAAGTTCTTTATGATGGGGCAGCTTGTTACCATGAACCAGCGTTTGGATCGGGATTCATTGGAGATGATTTGCGATGAGTTCAAGGTAGATTTCCGCTTTGAAGATGAGTATGGCTCAGAGCTTATTGAACAAGAAATGGACAAATATGCTGATGTTCCCGAAGTGCCCAGGCCTCCTGTGGTTACTATTATGGGTCACGTGGACCACGGTAAGACCTCGATTCTGGATTATATCCGCAATGAAAACATCGTAGCCGGAGAATCCGGAGGCATCACTCAGCACATCGGTGCCTATCAGATAGAAATAAACAACTATAAAATAACTTTCCTGGATACCCCCGGTCACGAAGCATTCACCGCTATGCGTGCCCGTGGCGCCAATGTTACAGATATCGCCGTGATCGTGGTTGCCGCTTCCGAAGGGGTGAAACCTCAGACCCGCGAAGCTATCGACCATGCCCGTGCAGCAGGAGTCTCGCTCATTATTGCGATTAATAAAATTGATTTGCCTGAAGCGAATGTAGATAAAACCATCGCTGATCTGCTGGAAGCTGGCGTTTATCTGGAACAATACGGCGGTGATGTACCATGGTGCAAAACTTCCACCGTGACCGGAGAAGGCATCCTGAATCTGATAGAATTGATCCTTTTGACAGCGGAGATGCTGGATCTGAAAGCGAAAGAGAACATTCCGGCAGAAGCTATTGTAGTGGAAGCGCAGAAAGACTCCCGCATGGGATCAGTAGCTACCATCCTGATGCAACAGGGAACCCTAAGACGAGGTGATATAATCGTTTGCGGCGCAGTTAGCGGTAGAGTTCGGCGTATGGAGAATGCGAGCGGTCTGGAAATGAAAACGCTATACCCCAGCGATGTGGCACGAATCTACGGTTTATCCGATACACCCAAGGCTGGTGACGTCCTGAACCAGGTGGATAGTGAGAGAACTGCGCGGGCAATTTCGACCGAGCGTCAGCAAATCCGCATGGAACGAGAGAAATACCAGAACAAATCCAGTCTGCAAAACATCTTTGCCCGCATCAAAGAAGAGCAGGTAAACACATTGAACATAATCCTGAAGACAGATACGGACGGCTCGGCTGAGGCAATAGCGGATAGCTTGCAAAAACTTGCTAATGAGGAAGTATCGGTTAAAATTATTCACAAGAGCGTGGGTGGTATCTCCGAAACTGACGTATCACTAGCTTCGGCTTCGGATGCCATCATCTTGGGATTCCATGTTCGTGCTACTCAACAAGCTCGTCGCCTGGCGGAAGATGAAGGAGTTCAAATACAGCTCTATCAGGTAATCTACGATGCCATAGACGATATCACGGCAGCTCTGGAAGGAATGCTGGCTCCCACGATTGAAGAACAAAATATAGGCAGCGCCACAGTAAAACAAGTGTATAAGATCAAAAAGCTTGGTACCATCGCCGGTTGTCAGGTGGATCGCGGAGTGATCCAAAGCAATTGTCTGGTACGTATATATCGCAACGATGTGCTGATTAACGAAGCCAAGCTAAGCTCTTTGAGGCATTATAGCAACGATGTGAAAGAAGTCCGTGCGGGTTCCGATTGCGGCATCACTCTGGAAAACTTCTCCGACATCAAAGAAGGCGACGTTTTTGAAGCATACATCGAACAAGAGGTAGCCAAGAAACTCTGATGAAGAACTATCGCATACCCAGATTGCAGGAAGAACTGAAGAAGATCTTCAACATCACACTCAGCAAGAAACTGGGGGATCCCATGTTGGCTTGGGTAAACATCACGGATGTAGTGATCTCCAAAGATCTGCGCTATGCAAAGATATACTTTTCCCATTACAACAATCCCGCCTCGCACAACGAGATCCGGGAGCACCTGATGAAGACAAGCGGATTCTTTAAGAAACAAATTGCAGGAGCACAAATTATGAGAACAATACCTGAACTCTCATTCTTCTACGATGATACCGAAGACCGCGCCGCGAAAGTGGAAGCCCTTTTGGCTGGTATCAAAGACGATTATGACGATGCTGACGATTACGATCCGGACATCGATATCGACGATTATCTTGATGATGATGAATACTATGAGTATGATGACGAAGACCTCGACGAAGATGATTATGAAGACTTTGACGATGACGACGACGATGATGATGAGGATGATTGAGCTACCCTGTTGAATCACAACGATCACGACATACAATTGATGAATAAAGACATATCGAGCGACTTCTTTGCCTTGGTGAAAGAGGCTGAGAGCATCGCGTTGACTACTCATATCCATTCGGACGGCGACGGCATGGTGACCTGCTTTGCCTTGCAGGAGATCATGAAAGCTTCCGGTTTCGACTCTACCATCGTTACCGACGGGGAAGAGCTGGATCGCTATGCTTTCCTGATGCGATACACAAAGGTGCAAGCTTTTCACGAAGACATGGACTTTGGGCTGGTGATTGTGCTGGATTGCAATAGCTACGACCGCATCGGTAACCGGCATACACTTCTGGACAAAGCCCGGAAAGTGGCAGTATTGGATCACCATATGATAGAGCATAATCACATCCCTGCAGATCTGCAACTGGTGGATTACAGCTATCCTTCGGTGGGAGCGTTGATCTGGCGCAGTATGCGAGAGACAATTCAAAAGCTGAATCCCGCTGTTCGGAAATATGTGGCAGATTGTGTGTATGTAAGCATTCTGAACGATAGCAACAACTTTAGTAATGCCAATACCAATGCCACCATGTTCGAGATCTCCGCAGAGCTTGCCCAGGAAGGCATCAAAGCCCACGAGCTGCACATGGCTTATCTGCAAAATCACAGTGCCAAAGAAATGCTCTATGTGGGCAGAAGTCTATCCACAATCCGCCTGTTCGAGGATGGCAAGTACCTGTTTCTGCACTCCGACAAAGCTTTGGCGGAAGAATTGGATGTGGATCCCTCTGCATATATGAGCGTAACTCGTTGGGTACAGGGCATATCTGGCCTCAGTGCCATCGCTTATTTTCGTGAAGATGAACCCGGAATGTGGAAAATATCGCTACGTTCTTTAATCCTGGATATGCACGAAGTAGCAGCTCGGCACGGAGGCGGTGGGCATCGCCAAGCATCCGGATTGACCTTGATGGGCAGTCTTCAGGAAGTGCAGGAAGTCATTTTGCACGATCTGAAGCAGGCCAATTCCTTATCATGAATTCGTTCTTCCTGATCGACAAGGAGGCGGGTATCTCCTCCTTCAAAGTGATTAGTTCCCTACGCAAGATATTGGGCATCCGCAAGATAGGGCATAGCGGCACCCTTGATCCATTTGCCACTGGACTCCTAATCTGCGCTACCGGTCAATATAGCCGATTGTTAAAATACGCTTTATCCCAAGACAAGGTCTATGAAGTGGAGTTACTGCTAGGCAGCAAGAGCAGTACCGGCGATCCTGAAGGAGAGATCATAGAGGAAACGGAGCTTCCGGAGAGCCTCAGCATTCCTGCCAATCTCGAAACGAAAGTTAGGGCTCTGCAAGAACTGCCCATTCCGAGATACTCCGCTGTGAAGATTGCAGGTAAGAGGGCATACAGACTTGCCCGGCAGGGGATTGAGGTGGACATGCCCATGCGTGAGGTGAAGATACTGGATTTTGAACTCTTGAGCGGAATCGAAGATAAACGCTTGTGCTATCGAGCTAAAGTATCCAAAGGCACTTATATCCGCGCCCTAAGTGAATACATCGCCGGTGAATTGGGATGTGTGGGAATGACTACTCAGCTTCGCAGATCCGCAATCGCAGACATCAGTGTGGATGAAGCATGCATTGTGGAAGATCTGGCAAAGGACATACACTCCAAAACGTTTGATGTGCACAGGATACTCCATCATCTACCTGCAATCGAGCTTTCCGAATCGCAGTCAAAGAGCTTTTTGCATGGTATGAGACTGCCGACAGATGCTGCTGATGCCCCGGATACAGCGATATATTCTGCAAATGGACTCTTTCTGGGTATAGCGAAGGTAGAATCCCTTGAGATTATCCCACAATTGGTGATGGACGGAGGCAAGACATGTGCGTAATCAGTCTGGGTACTTTCGATGGCCTTCATTTGGGTCACCGCAAGCTTCTGGATAGAGTTCGCGAACTTGCTTCTACCGAATGCTTGAAATCCGTGATCATCACATACAAAGATCACCCGGCCTTTATCCTGAATCAAAGAGCTCTGCCCAAATTGCTCTGTCCCTCGGAAGTGAAAGAGCAGGAATTGAAGCGATTGGGCATTGACCAGGTGGAAATGCTCGATTTCTCCCAGGACTTAGCT
Encoded here:
- a CDS encoding ribosomal L7Ae/L30e/S12e/Gadd45 family protein; translation: MTELNPKILNLMQFARKAGKLVAGVDACIRGMHHRHIHLIVIAGDTSERTAERIRYEIKEDGNKLLIIRAGEQAEISAALGLPVTGVFGISDKNFAAKMIEYWQA
- the rbfA gene encoding 30S ribosome-binding factor RbfA, with the translated sequence MKNYRIPRLQEELKKIFNITLSKKLGDPMLAWVNITDVVISKDLRYAKIYFSHYNNPASHNEIREHLMKTSGFFKKQIAGAQIMRTIPELSFFYDDTEDRAAKVEALLAGIKDDYDDADDYDPDIDIDDYLDDDEYYEYDDEDLDEDDYEDFDDDDDDDDEDD
- the nusA gene encoding transcription termination factor NusA — protein: MNANILDAVIKLAAIKQLDGALIQEIIVESITNTLSKKLGPENELEVYIDEAVSGIKVRFKCQVVELENELGEISLTDARADFDPRAQLGDYIQKEMSLYEFEPKLVKTAQKIIQDRIRNLEDEKIQNDFNKQKHTIVSGKIKSIDENNGGYRIDFSYTDALLPLDEQIENEFYRVGDNIKAYVTNIRNGNKGVTVILSRTNPEFVKKLFEAEIPSIFNGKMHIRKIVREPGIRTKVELESMDESLDPITECVGPKGTRIDSIRRELHGEQIDIVVHSEDMEQMVQNALGISNAKRVVVERGRAASVIVDEADKVVAIGKQGKNVRLAAKLTGLKIDIFTSEEYEEKMSKERRTVSHITELDGVSPKIAEVLRNAGYTSVQDIFQASVNELASLEGMGQKTAEKLKEAAKYF
- a CDS encoding DUF448 domain-containing protein, which codes for MTNMNSKAGHIPIRSCVICKTKRAQKELLGFMMMPSGIVYDLARRLQGRKQYVCPSRECVALLPKWQKRRAKGRSAK
- the truB gene encoding tRNA pseudouridine(55) synthase TruB; this encodes MNSFFLIDKEAGISSFKVISSLRKILGIRKIGHSGTLDPFATGLLICATGQYSRLLKYALSQDKVYEVELLLGSKSSTGDPEGEIIEETELPESLSIPANLETKVRALQELPIPRYSAVKIAGKRAYRLARQGIEVDMPMREVKILDFELLSGIEDKRLCYRAKVSKGTYIRALSEYIAGELGCVGMTTQLRRSAIADISVDEACIVEDLAKDIHSKTFDVHRILHHLPAIELSESQSKSFLHGMRLPTDAADAPDTAIYSANGLFLGIAKVESLEIIPQLVMDGGKTCA
- the infB gene encoding translation initiation factor IF-2, producing MQIRVHELAKELKISTMALKKHLTDLGVVTKSHMSFIEEEVADKIRAKYNEQVDAEKRAEKDRKKLIELRQQARKSEAKAAAKAEEIVPTEPEPVPEVEEPKTEKAKRTKKAAKSDEPEAEAEDTAIAEESSEAPMVPAESITPEEAKPSYQELQEQKAREEVKKKRESLDIRVPYKQATPPPKARESKSKAVEKPRKSRATATHTPPPSPPVVIPEKKEIEKKFGKAKPVHDELGEKSKHKKALLSSKKGKIKVLEPTEVDEAVISRNIKKVMQKTTKRKKYHREAQVVEDNSSEIIIREFTSVSELAKIMNVSPSEIISKFFMMGQLVTMNQRLDRDSLEMICDEFKVDFRFEDEYGSELIEQEMDKYADVPEVPRPPVVTIMGHVDHGKTSILDYIRNENIVAGESGGITQHIGAYQIEINNYKITFLDTPGHEAFTAMRARGANVTDIAVIVVAASEGVKPQTREAIDHARAAGVSLIIAINKIDLPEANVDKTIADLLEAGVYLEQYGGDVPWCKTSTVTGEGILNLIELILLTAEMLDLKAKENIPAEAIVVEAQKDSRMGSVATILMQQGTLRRGDIIVCGAVSGRVRRMENASGLEMKTLYPSDVARIYGLSDTPKAGDVLNQVDSERTARAISTERQQIRMEREKYQNKSSLQNIFARIKEEQVNTLNIILKTDTDGSAEAIADSLQKLANEEVSVKIIHKSVGGISETDVSLASASDAIILGFHVRATQQARRLAEDEGVQIQLYQVIYDAIDDITAALEGMLAPTIEEQNIGSATVKQVYKIKKLGTIAGCQVDRGVIQSNCLVRIYRNDVLINEAKLSSLRHYSNDVKEVRAGSDCGITLENFSDIKEGDVFEAYIEQEVAKKL
- a CDS encoding bifunctional oligoribonuclease/PAP phosphatase NrnA, with the translated sequence MNKDISSDFFALVKEAESIALTTHIHSDGDGMVTCFALQEIMKASGFDSTIVTDGEELDRYAFLMRYTKVQAFHEDMDFGLVIVLDCNSYDRIGNRHTLLDKARKVAVLDHHMIEHNHIPADLQLVDYSYPSVGALIWRSMRETIQKLNPAVRKYVADCVYVSILNDSNNFSNANTNATMFEISAELAQEGIKAHELHMAYLQNHSAKEMLYVGRSLSTIRLFEDGKYLFLHSDKALAEELDVDPSAYMSVTRWVQGISGLSAIAYFREDEPGMWKISLRSLILDMHEVAARHGGGGHRQASGLTLMGSLQEVQEVILHDLKQANSLS
- a CDS encoding ribosome maturation factor RimP; this encodes MQYFRTQIEDIAKKICAEMHLALYDIDEKMSGKGRIIIVYLTKIGGVTLDECARFSRALSDELETFDLIPERYFLEVSSPGLERPLKLKSHWVSAINEKVAVQYSEEEEKRSVMGTLLEVNQDTVVLDDRGERIEIALKSISRAKTVYLGIVRGENNER